One genomic region from Halobacteriovorax vibrionivorans encodes:
- the rpsL gene encoding 30S ribosomal protein S12 produces MPTINQLIRKGRTDKFEKTKSPALKACPQRRGVCTRVYTTTPKKPNSAMRKVCRVKLTSGFEVTSYIGGEGHNLQEHSIVMIRGGRVKDLPGVRYHTIRGTLDCQGVDKRGQRRSKYGCKKPKK; encoded by the coding sequence ATGCCTACGATTAACCAATTAATTAGAAAAGGTAGAACTGATAAGTTTGAAAAAACTAAATCACCTGCCTTAAAAGCGTGTCCACAAAGACGCGGTGTATGTACAAGAGTATATACAACTACTCCTAAGAAACCAAACTCAGCGATGAGAAAGGTTTGTAGGGTAAAACTAACAAGTGGATTTGAAGTTACTTCATACATTGGTGGTGAAGGACACAATCTACAAGAACACTCGATCGTTATGATTCGTGGTGGTAGAGTAAAAGACCTTCCAGGGGTTCGTTATCACACTATTAGAGGTACATTAGACTGCCAAGGTGTTGATAAAAGAGGTCAGAGAAGATCTAAGTACGGTTGTAAAAAGCCTAAAAAGTAA
- the rplA gene encoding 50S ribosomal protein L1 — protein sequence MAKKSKKYTEALSKVDTTKTYTIDEAIALAKEIKFANFDETVDLAFRLGVDPRHADQMIRGALALPAGTGKSVKVCVITSGDNVAKAEAAGADHVGGDDLVAKIAGGWLDFDRVIASPDMMGKLGRVARILGPRGLMPNPKLGTVTPNIENAVKEQKAGKVEYRTEKNGIIHVPVGKSSFSTEDLRKNVDTMVSAIIKAKPASAKGTYLKSLTISTTMGPGLRIDTLEATAVASK from the coding sequence ATGGCTAAGAAATCAAAAAAATATACAGAAGCACTTTCAAAAGTGGATACAACAAAAACTTATACAATCGACGAAGCTATCGCACTAGCTAAAGAAATCAAGTTTGCTAACTTTGATGAAACAGTTGATCTAGCATTTAGACTTGGTGTTGATCCAAGACACGCAGATCAAATGATTAGAGGTGCACTAGCTCTTCCAGCAGGTACAGGTAAATCAGTTAAGGTATGTGTTATCACTTCTGGTGATAATGTTGCTAAAGCTGAAGCAGCAGGTGCTGATCATGTAGGTGGGGATGACCTAGTTGCTAAGATCGCTGGTGGTTGGCTAGACTTCGATAGAGTTATCGCATCACCAGATATGATGGGTAAGCTTGGTCGTGTAGCAAGAATCCTAGGGCCAAGAGGTCTTATGCCTAACCCAAAATTAGGAACTGTTACTCCAAACATCGAAAATGCTGTTAAAGAGCAAAAAGCTGGTAAGGTTGAATACAGAACTGAAAAGAATGGTATCATCCACGTTCCAGTTGGTAAGTCTTCATTCTCAACTGAAGACCTAAGAAAGAACGTTGATACAATGGTATCAGCAATTATTAAAGCTAAGCCTGCATCTGCAAAAGGTACTTACCTTAAGTCACTGACTATCAGTACGACAATGGGACCAGGTCTTAGAATTGACACACTAGAAGCTACAGCAGTAGCTAGTAAATAA
- the rplJ gene encoding 50S ribosomal protein L10 codes for MLTRAEKDVIIEGLNKKITDANAIFLTNVIGLPSNDANALRKSVRDADGTLVVTRNSLFSKAAAGTDAEELLSGLKGTQAVAFAFGDAPGVAKALKECGKEFELVELRGGLLDGKALTPAEVNAIADLPSRDEMLGTLLATFNAPISAFARVLNAIKEQKEAGGEAAPAAAEESAE; via the coding sequence ATGTTAACTAGAGCAGAGAAAGACGTTATCATCGAGGGTCTTAATAAAAAGATCACTGATGCAAACGCTATCTTTCTAACAAACGTTATTGGACTACCGTCGAATGATGCCAACGCTCTAAGAAAGTCTGTTCGCGATGCGGATGGAACGCTAGTTGTTACTCGTAACTCACTTTTCTCAAAGGCTGCAGCCGGAACAGACGCGGAAGAACTTCTTTCAGGTCTTAAAGGTACACAAGCAGTTGCTTTCGCATTTGGAGACGCTCCAGGTGTTGCAAAAGCACTTAAGGAATGTGGGAAAGAGTTTGAATTAGTAGAACTTAGAGGTGGTTTACTAGATGGTAAAGCACTAACACCAGCAGAAGTAAACGCAATTGCAGACCTACCATCTCGTGATGAGATGCTTGGTACTCTTCTTGCAACATTTAATGCACCGATCTCAGCATTTGCTAGAGTTCTTAATGCAATTAAAGAGCAAAAAGAAGCAGGCGGTGAAGCTGCTCCAGCTGCAGCTGAAGAATCTGCAGAATAA
- the rpoC gene encoding DNA-directed RNA polymerase subunit beta', with protein MKDLLNFFDKPKDPVSVEGVSIKLASPDTIREWSFGEVKKPETINYRTYKPERDGLFCAKIFGPVKDYECICGKYKRMKHRGVVCEKCGVEVTLSKVRRERCGHIELATPVAHIWFLRSLPSRMAALLNLSLKELEKVLYYEAYIVTASATDGVEGGLDVGRVISEQQYWELKDQGIDFEAGMGGEIVQELLSKLDIDLENKNLRRGLANATTEMARTKFVKRLRVVESLMKSENKPEWFMMDVVPILPPDLRPLVPLEAGRFATSDLNDLYRRVINRNNRLRRLKELNAPEIIIRNEKRMLQEAVDALFDNGRRGKVFTGANKRPLRSLSDMLKGKQGRFRQNLLGKRVDYSGRSVIVVGPSLRLHQCGLPKLMALELFKPFIYNKLIDKGHCTTIKVAKRMVEQQKEEVWNILEEVVQEHPVLLNRAPTLHRLGIQGFEPVLIEGKAIRLHPLVCTAFNADFDGDQMAVHVPLSLEAQIECRVLAMSTNNILSPKDGSPIITPSQDIVLGLYYMTRERPYARGYGKTFSSKEEAQFAYHSGNLHLQAPIKVRIDGVVHETTVGRTFVFDIVPSCLNFADVNIILGKKELVKLLDLAYRRGSEKDTVLLADGLMQLGYSNATKAGISINVVDMEIPSEKEGILQEAHDEVSAITEEYNEGSITNGERYNKVVDVWSQTTEKLVKVMLEKISTDEFTSEKEGEEPVYAPSFNALYMMANSGARGSAQQMRQLAAMRGLMAKPSGEIIETPITSNFREGLSALQYFTSTHGARKGLADTALKTANSGYLTRRLVDVAQDGIIRNEDCGTTDGITLTSRIESGEVVEHVASRAMGRVTAAPVISAEGNEVLQSGHLLTEKDLEMLEANEVDQIKVRSVLTCNERHGFCAACFGRDLARGTMVSVGEAVGVIAAQSIGEPGTQLTMRTFHVGGTATAGAQVNKTTVRTSGKVVFNNVITAETQNGLLIMNKTGELIIKDARGVEKEKYPATYGAKLHFKEGDEVNVGDTLIEWDPFAIPLLTEVAGTVKFEDLVVGATIAEQTDAVTGLTQRTVMETKDPSLQPRISILDADGNPVIVPGTNRQATYRLQVGATLTVTEGDEVEIGGVLSKVSRETTKTKDITGGLPRVAELFEARKPTNASQIADVTGTIEFGAEVRGSRRVLIRPEDGSDPVVYTIPKGRYVTVNEGDYIRSGEAIMDGPANPHDILRVLGIKELAGYIVDEIQAVYRLQGVDIDDKHIEVIVSQMLKKVEVTDPGDSTFVVGDSVTKAELLTTNEELVADGYEPAQARPVLLGITKAALSTDSFLSAASFQETTKILTQASLEGKKDMLRGLKENVLMGRLIPAGSGISKYRDYEAFVEEESSVEETSTLML; from the coding sequence ATGAAAGACCTTTTAAACTTTTTTGATAAGCCAAAAGATCCAGTAAGCGTTGAGGGTGTATCTATCAAGCTTGCTTCTCCTGATACAATCAGAGAGTGGTCATTTGGTGAAGTAAAAAAACCAGAAACTATTAACTATAGAACATATAAGCCTGAAAGAGATGGTTTATTCTGTGCAAAGATCTTCGGACCAGTAAAAGATTACGAATGTATCTGTGGTAAGTACAAGAGAATGAAGCACAGAGGTGTAGTATGTGAGAAGTGTGGTGTTGAAGTTACACTTTCTAAAGTACGTCGTGAGAGATGTGGACATATCGAATTAGCAACTCCTGTTGCTCACATTTGGTTCCTACGTTCACTTCCTTCAAGAATGGCCGCTCTACTTAATCTTTCTCTTAAAGAACTTGAAAAGGTTCTTTACTATGAAGCTTATATTGTAACTGCTTCGGCAACTGATGGTGTTGAAGGTGGTCTAGATGTAGGTCGTGTTATCTCTGAACAACAATACTGGGAACTTAAAGATCAAGGAATTGACTTTGAAGCTGGTATGGGTGGAGAGATTGTTCAAGAACTACTTTCTAAGCTTGATATCGATTTAGAAAACAAAAACTTAAGACGTGGTCTTGCTAATGCTACAACAGAAATGGCAAGAACAAAGTTTGTTAAGAGATTAAGAGTTGTTGAATCTCTTATGAAGTCTGAAAACAAGCCTGAGTGGTTCATGATGGATGTAGTTCCAATTCTTCCACCAGACTTAAGACCTCTAGTTCCTCTAGAAGCTGGACGTTTTGCAACTTCAGATCTTAACGATCTATACAGACGTGTTATCAACAGAAACAACCGTCTAAGAAGACTTAAAGAACTTAATGCTCCTGAAATCATCATTAGAAACGAAAAGAGAATGCTTCAAGAAGCAGTAGATGCTCTTTTTGATAATGGTCGTCGTGGTAAAGTATTTACTGGTGCTAACAAGCGTCCACTAAGATCTCTTTCTGATATGTTAAAAGGTAAGCAAGGACGTTTCCGTCAAAACCTTCTTGGAAAGCGTGTTGACTACTCAGGACGTTCTGTAATTGTTGTTGGTCCAAGTTTAAGACTTCACCAGTGTGGTCTACCTAAACTTATGGCACTTGAGCTTTTCAAGCCATTTATCTACAACAAACTAATTGATAAAGGACACTGTACTACGATTAAAGTTGCTAAGCGTATGGTTGAGCAACAAAAAGAAGAAGTATGGAATATCCTTGAAGAAGTTGTACAAGAACACCCAGTACTTCTTAACCGTGCACCAACTCTTCACAGACTTGGTATCCAAGGTTTCGAACCAGTACTTATTGAAGGGAAAGCGATTCGTCTTCACCCTCTTGTATGTACAGCATTCAACGCCGACTTCGATGGTGACCAGATGGCCGTTCACGTTCCTCTATCACTTGAAGCTCAAATTGAGTGTCGTGTTCTTGCAATGTCGACAAATAATATTCTTTCTCCAAAAGATGGTTCTCCAATTATTACTCCATCTCAGGATATCGTTCTTGGTCTTTACTACATGACTCGTGAGAGACCATATGCTCGTGGGTACGGGAAAACTTTCTCTTCTAAAGAAGAAGCTCAGTTTGCTTACCACTCAGGTAACCTACACCTTCAAGCACCTATTAAAGTTCGTATCGATGGTGTTGTTCACGAAACAACTGTTGGTCGTACTTTCGTATTCGATATTGTTCCATCATGCTTAAACTTTGCTGATGTAAACATTATCCTAGGGAAGAAAGAGCTAGTTAAACTTCTAGACCTTGCTTACAGAAGAGGATCTGAAAAAGATACTGTTCTTCTTGCTGATGGTCTTATGCAGCTTGGTTACAGCAACGCTACGAAAGCAGGTATTTCGATTAACGTTGTTGATATGGAAATCCCATCTGAAAAAGAAGGTATCCTACAAGAAGCTCACGATGAAGTTAGCGCAATTACTGAAGAGTATAACGAAGGTTCAATCACTAACGGTGAGAGATATAACAAAGTCGTTGATGTTTGGTCACAAACAACAGAAAAGCTTGTTAAGGTTATGCTTGAGAAAATTTCAACTGATGAATTTACATCTGAGAAAGAAGGTGAAGAGCCAGTATACGCTCCTTCATTCAACGCTCTATATATGATGGCAAACTCAGGTGCAAGGGGTTCTGCTCAGCAGATGAGACAGCTTGCTGCCATGAGGGGTCTAATGGCCAAACCATCAGGTGAAATTATTGAAACGCCAATTACTTCAAACTTCCGTGAAGGTTTATCGGCACTTCAGTACTTCACGTCTACACACGGTGCACGTAAAGGTCTAGCCGATACTGCCCTAAAGACAGCAAACTCTGGTTACCTAACGAGACGTCTAGTTGACGTAGCTCAAGATGGTATTATCAGAAATGAAGACTGTGGTACGACTGACGGAATTACTCTTACTTCACGTATTGAGTCTGGTGAAGTTGTTGAGCACGTAGCATCTAGAGCTATGGGCCGTGTAACAGCAGCTCCAGTTATCTCAGCTGAAGGTAATGAAGTTCTTCAATCAGGTCACTTACTAACTGAAAAAGACCTTGAAATGCTAGAAGCAAATGAAGTTGACCAAATCAAAGTTAGATCAGTTCTGACTTGTAACGAAAGACATGGGTTCTGTGCTGCATGTTTTGGTCGTGACCTTGCTCGCGGTACAATGGTTTCAGTTGGTGAAGCAGTTGGTGTTATTGCCGCTCAATCAATTGGTGAACCTGGTACACAGCTTACAATGCGTACTTTCCACGTTGGTGGTACTGCAACTGCTGGTGCACAAGTAAATAAAACAACAGTTCGTACGTCTGGTAAGGTTGTATTTAACAACGTTATCACTGCTGAAACTCAAAACGGTCTTCTTATTATGAATAAGACTGGTGAGCTAATCATCAAAGATGCACGTGGAGTTGAAAAAGAAAAATATCCAGCAACTTACGGTGCTAAGTTACACTTCAAAGAAGGTGACGAAGTAAACGTAGGGGATACTCTGATTGAATGGGACCCGTTTGCGATTCCACTTCTAACAGAAGTAGCTGGTACAGTTAAATTTGAAGACCTAGTTGTTGGTGCAACTATTGCAGAGCAAACAGATGCAGTAACTGGTCTAACTCAAAGAACTGTAATGGAAACTAAGGATCCTTCTCTACAGCCAAGAATTTCCATTCTTGATGCTGATGGAAACCCAGTAATTGTTCCTGGAACAAACCGTCAAGCAACATACCGTCTTCAAGTAGGAGCAACTCTTACTGTAACTGAAGGTGATGAAGTTGAAATTGGTGGTGTATTATCTAAAGTTTCTCGTGAAACAACGAAAACAAAAGATATTACAGGGGGTCTTCCAAGAGTTGCAGAACTTTTCGAAGCTAGAAAGCCAACTAATGCATCTCAAATTGCCGATGTTACAGGTACTATTGAGTTTGGTGCAGAGGTTAGAGGTTCTAGAAGAGTTCTAATTAGACCTGAAGATGGTTCAGATCCAGTTGTTTACACAATCCCTAAGGGTCGTTACGTAACAGTTAACGAAGGTGACTACATCCGTTCTGGTGAAGCTATTATGGATGGTCCAGCTAACCCACATGATATCCTAAGAGTTTTAGGTATTAAGGAACTTGCTGGTTACATCGTTGATGAAATTCAAGCTGTTTACCGCCTACAGGGTGTTGATATTGATGATAAGCACATCGAGGTAATTGTTTCTCAAATGCTTAAGAAAGTTGAAGTAACTGATCCAGGTGACTCTACATTTGTTGTTGGTGACTCTGTAACTAAAGCAGAATTACTAACTACGAACGAAGAACTAGTTGCTGATGGATATGAGCCAGCTCAAGCTAGACCAGTTCTACTTGGTATTACTAAGGCAGCTCTTTCAACTGATTCATTCTTATCAGCTGCTTCATTCCAAGAGACAACGAAGATTCTTACTCAAGCTTCACTTGAAGGTAAGAAAGATATGCTTCGCGGTCTTAAAGAAAACGTACTTATGGGCCGCCTGATTCCAGCAGGTTCTGGTATCTCTAAGTACCGTGATTATGAAGCATTTGTTGAAGAAGAGTCTTCAGTTGAAGAAACTTCTACATTAATGTTATAA
- the rpoB gene encoding DNA-directed RNA polymerase subunit beta — MTEVFRPNEWFRRNFASTPSVLETPPLMLLQKKSYDDFLQKDVPPSQREEMGLQSVFHSVFPIHDFNKTVSLEFVSYSLEEPKYTVKECRQRGLSYEAPLKVVVRLVFYDVAVDKDGNEQRTVSSIKEQEVYLGNIPLMAETGSFVYNGTERVIVSQLHRSPGIVFEHDGGKKHSSGKLLYSARIIPHRGSWLDFEFDHKNILFARIDRKRKLHATVVLKALGYSTEEILDMFYNMETIKFDKNGEFTRTLDLSLMTGTRATNDVLDPKTGKAIVRKGKKFSKASVRRLTEAGVNEIPATLEEVVGKVVAKDIFNEETGEVICLANEALSEAKIQELTAAGVKEVECLYIDMINFGDQIRNTLLLDKTDTKEDALLKIFERLRPGEPPAVEAAEALFESLFFNEERYDLSRVGRMKINYKFKTDVPVENTVLTKEDINTTIQYLVELNNGKGRVDDIDHLGNRRVRPVGELLENQFRVGLVRMERAVKERMAIQEIDTMMPYDLVNQKPVAAAVKEFFGSSQLSQFMDQTNPLSEVTHKRRLSALGPGGLTRERASFEVRDVHVTHYGRMCPVETPEGPNIGLITSLATFAKVSEYGFIETPYLTIGEDQKIGDVEYFTAFQEEGKVIAQIDANNIKDGKLVGEHVAARDSGEFTLVDAAEVNLMDVSPTQMISVATSLIPFLEHDDANRALMGSNMMRQAVPVVKTEAPIVGTGTERIVARDSGAVLVAEDNGRVIFVDSNRIVIQRDSFKDGESGVDIYKLVKYQRTNQNTCNNQKALVTEGDIVKKGDVLADGPGTDNGDLALGQNPLVAFMPWGGYNYEDSILISEDLLAKDVFTSVHIEAFEVEARDTKLGKEEITRDIPNVSEESLKDLDEAGIVRVGAIIKPGDILVGKITPKGETQLSPEEKLLKAIFGDKAGDVKDTSLRVPSSVYGTVIDARVYTREGVELCARSKDIIEQETTLLRRDERIEIKAIQTSAILKIADMLKGAKITDVLVSEDGSAELLSKGTEITGEVLASIPFELIGYLPLQAELEEKLSEYFADVRNKINRVRAKTTDEIAKLHRGDELPPGVIKKITVYVAIKRKLQPGDKMAGRHGNKGVISNVVPREDMPYLADGTPVEIVLNPLGVPSRMNIGQLLELHLGWAGRGLGEKIKVMLEEQQKVHEIKDFIYKIYKTPEVEAWLKSASDDVVMALAKKLTSGVRFSTKVFDGASEADIREMLELADLEPHGKTTLFDGKTGDAFAEDVTVGVMYMLKLHHLVDEKLHARSTGPYSLVTQQPLGGKAQFGGQRLGEMEVWALEAYGAAYTLQEFLTVKSDDVIGRTRMYESIVKGEQVLEPGLPESFNVLIRELQALCLDVKLEEDRIEESIR; from the coding sequence ATGACTGAGGTTTTTAGACCAAACGAGTGGTTTCGCAGAAACTTTGCCTCTACACCATCGGTGCTAGAGACGCCTCCACTCATGCTTCTACAAAAGAAGTCCTATGATGACTTTCTTCAAAAGGACGTACCTCCTTCTCAAAGAGAAGAAATGGGACTGCAGTCTGTTTTTCATTCTGTATTTCCAATCCATGACTTTAACAAAACTGTATCATTAGAGTTTGTTAGCTACTCACTTGAAGAGCCAAAGTACACTGTAAAAGAGTGTCGCCAAAGAGGACTTTCTTATGAAGCCCCACTTAAGGTAGTTGTTCGTCTAGTATTCTATGATGTAGCAGTCGACAAAGATGGTAACGAACAGAGAACTGTATCTTCGATCAAAGAGCAGGAAGTTTACTTAGGTAATATTCCTCTAATGGCCGAAACTGGTTCTTTTGTATATAACGGAACTGAGAGGGTTATTGTTTCTCAGCTTCACAGATCTCCTGGTATCGTATTCGAACACGATGGTGGTAAGAAGCACTCAAGTGGTAAGCTTCTTTACTCAGCTAGAATCATTCCTCACAGAGGTTCTTGGCTAGACTTCGAATTCGATCACAAGAATATCCTATTCGCTAGAATTGATAGAAAAAGAAAATTACATGCAACAGTAGTTCTTAAGGCTCTTGGTTATAGTACTGAAGAAATCCTTGATATGTTCTACAACATGGAAACGATTAAGTTTGATAAGAATGGTGAGTTCACTAGAACTTTAGACTTATCTCTTATGACTGGTACTCGTGCAACAAACGATGTACTTGATCCAAAAACTGGCAAAGCTATTGTTAGAAAAGGGAAGAAGTTCTCAAAAGCATCTGTAAGAAGACTTACTGAAGCTGGAGTAAACGAAATTCCTGCAACTTTAGAAGAAGTAGTTGGTAAAGTTGTTGCTAAAGATATCTTTAACGAAGAAACAGGTGAAGTTATTTGTCTTGCAAACGAAGCTCTTTCAGAAGCTAAGATTCAAGAATTAACAGCAGCTGGTGTTAAAGAAGTTGAGTGTCTTTATATTGATATGATCAACTTTGGAGATCAAATCAGAAACACACTTCTACTAGATAAGACAGATACTAAAGAAGATGCTCTTCTTAAGATCTTTGAAAGACTAAGACCAGGTGAGCCACCAGCGGTTGAAGCTGCAGAAGCTCTATTTGAAAGTCTTTTCTTTAATGAAGAAAGATATGACCTATCACGCGTTGGTCGTATGAAAATTAATTATAAGTTTAAAACTGATGTTCCTGTTGAGAATACAGTTTTAACAAAAGAAGATATTAACACTACAATCCAGTACCTTGTTGAGCTTAACAATGGTAAGGGACGTGTAGATGATATCGACCACTTAGGTAACAGACGTGTTAGACCTGTAGGTGAACTACTTGAAAACCAATTTAGAGTTGGTCTAGTTCGTATGGAAAGAGCGGTTAAAGAGAGAATGGCAATTCAAGAAATTGATACAATGATGCCATATGACCTTGTTAACCAAAAGCCAGTTGCTGCTGCCGTTAAGGAATTCTTTGGTTCATCACAACTTTCTCAGTTCATGGATCAAACGAACCCACTTTCAGAAGTAACTCACAAGCGTCGTCTTTCAGCTCTTGGGCCAGGTGGTCTAACGAGAGAAAGAGCATCTTTCGAAGTTCGTGACGTTCACGTAACTCACTACGGAAGAATGTGTCCGGTTGAGACTCCTGAAGGACCAAACATTGGTCTAATTACTTCTCTTGCAACATTTGCAAAAGTTTCTGAATACGGTTTCATTGAAACTCCATACCTAACTATTGGTGAAGACCAAAAGATTGGTGATGTTGAGTATTTCACTGCCTTCCAAGAAGAAGGTAAAGTTATCGCTCAGATCGATGCAAATAACATCAAAGATGGAAAGCTAGTTGGTGAGCACGTTGCTGCACGTGATTCAGGTGAATTCACGCTTGTTGACGCTGCAGAAGTTAACTTAATGGACGTTTCTCCAACTCAGATGATTTCAGTTGCAACATCATTAATTCCTTTCCTTGAGCACGATGATGCCAACCGTGCCCTAATGGGATCGAACATGATGAGACAGGCAGTGCCTGTTGTTAAGACTGAAGCTCCAATCGTTGGTACAGGAACAGAAAGAATTGTCGCTAGAGACTCTGGTGCTGTTCTTGTTGCTGAAGACAATGGTCGAGTAATCTTTGTTGATTCAAATAGAATCGTTATTCAAAGAGATAGTTTTAAAGATGGTGAATCTGGCGTTGATATTTATAAACTAGTTAAATATCAAAGAACTAACCAGAACACTTGTAATAACCAAAAAGCTCTTGTTACTGAAGGTGACATTGTTAAGAAAGGTGACGTTCTAGCTGACGGACCAGGTACTGACAATGGTGACCTAGCACTTGGGCAAAACCCTCTTGTTGCATTCATGCCATGGGGTGGTTACAACTACGAGGATTCGATCCTGATTTCAGAAGATCTTCTTGCAAAAGATGTATTTACTTCTGTTCATATCGAAGCATTCGAAGTTGAAGCTCGTGATACAAAACTTGGTAAAGAAGAAATCACTCGCGATATTCCAAACGTTTCAGAAGAGTCTCTAAAAGACCTTGATGAAGCAGGGATCGTTAGAGTTGGTGCAATCATTAAGCCAGGTGACATTCTTGTAGGTAAGATTACTCCTAAGGGTGAAACTCAACTTTCTCCTGAAGAAAAACTTCTTAAAGCAATCTTCGGTGACAAAGCTGGTGACGTTAAAGATACATCACTAAGAGTTCCTTCATCTGTTTACGGTACAGTAATTGATGCTAGAGTTTACACTCGTGAAGGTGTTGAGCTTTGTGCAAGATCTAAGGATATCATTGAGCAAGAAACAACTCTTCTTAGAAGAGATGAAAGAATTGAAATTAAAGCAATTCAAACTTCAGCAATTCTAAAAATTGCAGATATGCTTAAAGGTGCAAAAATCACTGACGTTCTTGTTTCTGAAGATGGTTCAGCAGAACTTCTTTCTAAGGGAACTGAGATCACAGGTGAAGTACTTGCTTCAATTCCATTTGAGCTAATTGGTTACTTACCTCTACAAGCTGAACTTGAAGAAAAACTATCTGAGTATTTCGCAGATGTTAGAAACAAGATCAATAGAGTTAGAGCTAAGACTACTGATGAAATTGCTAAACTTCATAGAGGTGATGAGCTTCCTCCAGGTGTAATCAAAAAGATTACTGTTTACGTTGCAATTAAGCGTAAGCTTCAGCCAGGTGATAAAATGGCCGGTCGTCACGGTAACAAAGGTGTTATCTCAAACGTTGTACCTCGTGAAGATATGCCATATCTTGCTGATGGAACACCTGTTGAGATCGTACTTAACCCACTAGGGGTACCTTCTCGTATGAATATCGGACAGCTTCTTGAGCTTCACCTTGGATGGGCCGGACGTGGTCTTGGTGAAAAAATCAAGGTAATGCTTGAAGAGCAGCAGAAAGTTCATGAGATCAAGGATTTCATTTACAAAATCTATAAGACTCCAGAGGTTGAAGCGTGGCTTAAGTCAGCTTCAGACGATGTTGTTATGGCACTTGCTAAGAAGCTTACTAGCGGTGTTCGTTTCTCAACTAAAGTATTTGATGGTGCTTCAGAAGCAGATATCAGAGAAATGCTTGAGCTTGCAGACCTAGAACCACACGGTAAAACTACACTGTTTGATGGTAAAACTGGTGATGCATTTGCTGAGGACGTTACTGTTGGTGTTATGTATATGCTTAAACTACACCACCTTGTAGACGAAAAACTTCACGCACGTTCAACAGGTCCTTACTCACTTGTAACTCAGCAACCACTTGGTGGTAAGGCTCAGTTTGGTGGTCAGAGACTTGGGGAAATGGAAGTTTGGGCACTAGAAGCATACGGTGCTGCTTATACACTACAAGAGTTCTTAACTGTTAAATCTGATGATGTTATCGGTAGAACTAGAATGTATGAGTCAATCGTTAAAGGTGAGCAAGTACTTGAACCAGGTCTTCCTGAATCGTTCAACGTTCTAATCAGAGAGCTACAAGCACTTTGTCTAGACGTTAAACTTGAAGAAGACAGAATTGAAGAATCTATTCGTTAA
- the rpsG gene encoding 30S ribosomal protein S7 translates to MSRKNRAQTREVLPDPIFQDVVVAKCVNAIMKDGKKSVAEKIFYGALQRVESKTGEEPLKVFKKALSNIKPAVEVKSRRIGGATYQIPVEVRNNRRQSLALRWLRDYARARGGRTMVEKLSDEIIDASQGRGGAVKKREDTYKMAEANKAFAHLKW, encoded by the coding sequence ATGAGTAGAAAAAATAGAGCACAGACTAGAGAAGTACTACCTGATCCAATTTTTCAAGACGTTGTTGTTGCAAAATGTGTAAACGCAATTATGAAAGATGGGAAAAAGTCAGTTGCTGAAAAAATCTTTTATGGAGCACTTCAAAGAGTTGAGTCAAAGACTGGTGAAGAGCCTTTAAAAGTATTCAAAAAAGCACTTTCTAACATTAAGCCAGCGGTAGAGGTAAAGTCTCGTCGTATCGGTGGTGCAACTTACCAAATTCCAGTTGAAGTTAGAAATAACAGAAGACAATCTTTAGCACTTAGATGGCTAAGAGATTACGCAAGAGCTCGTGGTGGTAGAACTATGGTTGAAAAACTATCAGACGAAATCATCGACGCTTCTCAAGGTAGAGGTGGAGCTGTTAAGAAGCGTGAAGACACTTACAAGATGGCAGAAGCTAACAAAGCATTTGCTCACCTTAAGTGGTAA
- the rplL gene encoding 50S ribosomal protein L7/L12 has protein sequence MSITNEQLIEKISSMTVLEVSELVKELEEKFGVSAAPVAVAGAAGAAGAAEEKTEFDVVLAEAGAKKINVIKEVRGITGLGLKEAKEMVEGAPKTVKEGATKEEAEEIKKKLEAAGAKVELK, from the coding sequence ATGTCTATTACAAATGAACAATTAATTGAAAAAATCTCTAGCATGACTGTTCTTGAAGTTTCTGAACTTGTAAAAGAACTTGAAGAAAAATTTGGTGTATCAGCTGCTCCAGTAGCTGTTGCTGGTGCTGCAGGTGCTGCAGGTGCTGCAGAAGAAAAAACTGAATTTGACGTTGTACTTGCTGAAGCAGGTGCTAAGAAAATCAACGTTATTAAAGAAGTTAGAGGTATCACTGGTCTTGGTCTTAAGGAAGCAAAAGAAATGGTTGAAGGTGCTCCTAAGACTGTTAAAGAAGGCGCTACTAAAGAAGAAGCAGAAGAAATCAAGAAAAAACTTGAAGCTGCTGGTGCAAAGGTTGAGCTTAAGTAA